One window of the Arthrobacter sp. D5-1 genome contains the following:
- the ispG gene encoding flavodoxin-dependent (E)-4-hydroxy-3-methylbut-2-enyl-diphosphate synthase yields the protein MTSVSLGMPAAPPPVLAPRRKTRQIKVGSVGVGSDSPISVQSMTTTPTTDINATLQQIAELTASGCDIVRVACPSADDAEALPIIARKSQIPVIADIHFQPKYVFAAIEAGCAAVRVNPGNIRKFDDQVKEIAAAARDHGTSIRIGVNAGSLEPGIMKKYGKATPEALVESAVWEASLFEEHGFHDFKISVKHNDPVIMVAAYEMLAEQGDWPLHLGVTEAGPAFQGTIKSATAFGALLSRGIGDTIRVSLSAPPVEEIKVGNQILQSLNLRPRKLEIVSCPSCGRAQVDVYTLAEQVTAGLEGMEIPLRVAVMGCVVNGPGEAREADLGVASGNGKGQIFVKGEVIKTVPESEIVETLIEEAMRIAEEMGEADGEDAVKGSPVVSVS from the coding sequence GTGACCTCGGTCAGCCTGGGAATGCCAGCAGCCCCACCCCCCGTACTTGCCCCGCGCCGTAAGACACGGCAGATCAAGGTTGGGTCCGTTGGTGTTGGTTCTGATTCGCCCATCAGCGTTCAGTCCATGACCACGACGCCCACCACGGATATCAACGCCACTCTTCAGCAGATTGCCGAACTCACGGCGTCCGGCTGCGACATCGTGCGTGTTGCGTGTCCTTCGGCGGACGACGCCGAAGCGCTTCCCATCATCGCCCGCAAGTCCCAGATCCCCGTGATCGCCGATATCCACTTCCAGCCCAAGTACGTTTTCGCGGCCATTGAGGCCGGATGCGCGGCTGTTCGTGTGAACCCGGGCAACATCCGTAAGTTCGATGACCAGGTCAAGGAAATCGCGGCAGCGGCCCGGGACCACGGCACGTCCATCCGGATCGGCGTCAATGCCGGTTCCCTGGAGCCGGGCATCATGAAGAAGTACGGCAAGGCGACACCCGAAGCCCTGGTGGAGTCCGCCGTGTGGGAAGCGTCCCTGTTCGAGGAACACGGCTTCCACGACTTCAAGATCTCCGTCAAGCACAACGACCCCGTGATCATGGTGGCCGCATACGAAATGCTGGCTGAGCAGGGCGACTGGCCCTTGCACCTCGGTGTGACCGAGGCCGGGCCGGCATTCCAGGGCACCATCAAGTCGGCAACGGCGTTCGGTGCGCTTCTGTCCCGCGGCATCGGTGACACCATTCGTGTTTCCCTTTCGGCTCCGCCGGTGGAGGAAATCAAGGTGGGCAACCAGATCCTGCAATCCCTGAACCTGCGCCCCCGCAAGCTGGAAATCGTCTCCTGCCCGTCCTGTGGCCGTGCGCAGGTTGATGTTTACACGCTGGCGGAGCAGGTAACGGCCGGGCTGGAAGGCATGGAGATTCCCCTGCGTGTCGCCGTCATGGGCTGCGTCGTCAACGGACCCGGTGAGGCCCGTGAAGCAGACCTCGGCGTGGCCTCCGGAAACGGCAAGGGCCAGATTTTCGTGAAGGGCGAAGTCATCAAGACTGTGCCTGAGAGCGAAATTGTTGAGACACTGATCGAAGAGGCCATGCGCATCGCCGAAGAGATGGGGGAGGCCGATGGCGAAGATGCTGTCAAGGGTAGCCCCGTGGTTAGCGTCTCGTAA
- a CDS encoding extracellular solute-binding protein, protein MNNLKLRTAGMAVSAAVLSISLAACGSSGPAGTGVSADSATMWGLTGGDQPVFQASVDSWNKTHPDSSIKLDFFANDAYKTKVRTAVGAGQGPTLVYGWGGGVLKSYVDAGQVDDLTGFLKENPEVQNRYLPSILESGVVDGKTYALPNNKVQPVVLYYNKEVFDKIGAEAPKTWDELMALVPKFKAAGVAPFSLGGQSKWPDLMWLEYLVDRIGGPEVFAKIASNTPNAWSDPAVIEALTKIQELVDAGGFINGFSSIAADSNADQALLYTGKAAMILQGSWIYQGMKKDAADFVTSGKLGYAPFPTVEGGKGDPANVVGNPTNFWSVSSKATEEQKKTALEYVKDGMFTDENVQSLIDSGAVPVVTGIEDKLAASPDKDFLSYVYGMAKDAPDFTLSWDQALSPAQGDAMLANLDQIFLKKITPEQFASTMNATIGK, encoded by the coding sequence ATGAATAATCTGAAGTTGCGCACCGCCGGAATGGCGGTCTCGGCAGCCGTCTTGTCGATCTCGCTCGCAGCCTGCGGCTCCTCGGGCCCTGCCGGAACCGGAGTCTCCGCGGATTCGGCCACCATGTGGGGGCTCACCGGCGGTGACCAGCCGGTGTTCCAAGCCTCCGTGGACTCCTGGAACAAAACACACCCCGATTCCTCCATCAAGCTCGACTTCTTCGCCAACGATGCCTACAAGACCAAGGTGCGCACGGCCGTCGGCGCCGGACAGGGTCCCACGTTGGTCTATGGCTGGGGAGGCGGTGTCCTGAAGTCCTACGTTGACGCCGGACAGGTGGACGACCTCACGGGATTCCTCAAGGAAAACCCGGAAGTCCAGAACCGCTACCTTCCCTCCATCCTGGAAAGCGGCGTGGTCGACGGCAAGACCTACGCCCTCCCCAACAACAAAGTGCAGCCCGTAGTTCTGTACTACAACAAGGAAGTCTTCGACAAGATCGGCGCGGAGGCACCCAAGACCTGGGACGAACTCATGGCCCTGGTCCCCAAGTTCAAGGCCGCAGGCGTGGCACCCTTCTCCTTGGGTGGGCAGTCCAAATGGCCGGACCTCATGTGGCTCGAATACCTGGTAGACCGCATCGGCGGCCCCGAAGTCTTCGCCAAGATCGCGTCCAACACGCCGAATGCCTGGTCCGACCCAGCTGTCATTGAGGCATTGACCAAGATCCAGGAACTGGTGGACGCCGGCGGCTTCATCAACGGCTTCTCCTCCATTGCCGCGGACAGCAACGCCGACCAGGCCCTGCTCTACACCGGCAAGGCCGCCATGATCCTGCAGGGCAGCTGGATCTACCAAGGCATGAAAAAGGACGCAGCGGACTTCGTCACCAGCGGCAAGCTCGGATACGCCCCCTTCCCCACCGTAGAGGGCGGCAAGGGCGACCCGGCCAACGTCGTGGGCAACCCCACCAACTTCTGGTCAGTCTCCTCCAAAGCCACCGAAGAACAGAAGAAAACGGCCCTTGAGTACGTCAAGGACGGAATGTTCACCGATGAGAACGTCCAAAGCCTCATCGACTCAGGAGCCGTACCCGTGGTCACCGGTATTGAAGACAAGCTGGCGGCATCCCCTGACAAGGACTTCCTGAGCTACGTGTATGGAATGGCCAAGGATGCACCGGACTTCACCCTGTCCTGGGACCAGGCACTCAGCCCCGCGCAAGGCGATGCCATGCTGGCCAACCTGGACCAGATCTTCCTGAAGAAGATCACCCCGGAACAGTTCGCTTCCACCATGAACGCAACGATCGGAAAGTAG
- a CDS encoding lipase maturation factor family protein, translated as MEWLSWFDARDYEFARQVLQRGTAALYLVAFLSTMNQFPALLGERGLLPVPAFLDMARRLARPTLFRWYYSDALLGWVCWTGIGVAALLVIGLPQTGPPWLPMLAFLILWFLYMSIVNVGQTFYGFGWEILLLEAGFTVAFLGSDQTPPPTTILILIVWLVFRLEFGAGMIKIRGGREWRDMTAMFYHHETQPMPGPLSRQAHLLPRPLHKVEVAGNHFAQLVVPFFLFAPQPLAGIAAGIIIATQLWLVGTGNFAWLNWAAIILAFAAVSDPLAHAVFPFIPLDWHPGADTPVWWLAVVVLVTVVLLALSYQPLLNLFSSRQLMNASFNRWRLVNAYGAFGTVTKQRIEIVVEGTLAEEPDAADEHWREYGFKGKPGEVRRLPRQWAPYHLRLDWLMWFLPLRTVHEDWFYAFLDKLLEADKPTLGLLRHDPFDGERPRWVRARSYLYRFASRAEFRETGERWVRVWLYDAIGPVGLNPRRRFLS; from the coding sequence GTGGAGTGGCTGTCCTGGTTTGATGCGCGGGACTATGAGTTCGCCCGGCAAGTGTTGCAGCGCGGCACGGCTGCGCTGTATCTGGTTGCCTTTCTTTCCACCATGAACCAGTTCCCTGCACTCCTCGGCGAGCGCGGGCTGCTGCCGGTACCGGCGTTCCTGGACATGGCCCGCAGACTGGCCAGGCCCACCCTCTTCCGCTGGTATTACTCCGATGCGCTCCTGGGGTGGGTGTGCTGGACGGGGATCGGCGTCGCTGCCTTGCTCGTGATCGGTCTCCCCCAAACGGGCCCTCCATGGCTGCCCATGCTGGCATTTCTGATCCTGTGGTTCCTCTACATGTCGATCGTCAATGTCGGCCAGACGTTCTACGGCTTCGGCTGGGAGATCCTGCTTCTCGAGGCCGGGTTTACCGTGGCCTTCCTCGGCTCGGACCAGACTCCCCCGCCCACCACCATCCTGATCCTCATTGTGTGGCTGGTTTTCCGGCTTGAGTTCGGGGCGGGCATGATCAAGATCCGGGGCGGCCGCGAGTGGCGCGACATGACGGCCATGTTCTACCACCATGAGACACAGCCCATGCCGGGCCCGCTCAGCAGGCAAGCCCATCTCCTGCCGCGTCCGCTGCATAAAGTGGAAGTGGCGGGCAACCATTTCGCACAGCTGGTGGTGCCGTTTTTCCTCTTCGCGCCACAGCCCCTGGCCGGCATTGCGGCAGGCATCATCATCGCGACCCAGCTATGGCTGGTAGGCACCGGGAATTTTGCCTGGTTGAACTGGGCGGCGATCATCCTTGCCTTCGCGGCCGTCAGCGACCCCCTCGCCCACGCGGTCTTTCCGTTCATCCCGCTGGACTGGCACCCTGGCGCCGATACCCCGGTGTGGTGGCTCGCCGTCGTCGTGCTCGTGACTGTGGTGTTGCTGGCGTTGAGCTACCAGCCGCTCCTGAACCTCTTCTCCAGCCGGCAGCTGATGAATGCCAGCTTCAACCGTTGGCGTCTGGTCAACGCCTATGGGGCGTTCGGGACCGTCACCAAGCAGCGGATCGAGATCGTGGTTGAAGGCACACTGGCCGAGGAGCCGGACGCCGCCGATGAGCACTGGCGTGAGTACGGCTTCAAGGGCAAGCCCGGCGAGGTGCGGCGGCTCCCGCGGCAGTGGGCGCCGTACCATCTACGCCTGGATTGGCTGATGTGGTTCCTGCCGCTGCGGACTGTCCACGAAGACTGGTTCTACGCCTTCCTGGACAAGCTGTTGGAGGCAGACAAGCCCACGTTGGGGCTGCTTCGCCATGACCCGTTCGACGGCGAACGCCCCCGTTGGGTGCGCGCACGCAGCTATCTGTACCGGTTCGCCAGCCGTGCGGAGTTCCGTGAGACCGGCGAACGCTGGGTACGGGTCTGGCTGTATGACGCCATTGGACCGGTGGGGCTAAACCCGCGACGCCGCTTTCTTTCGTGA
- the dxr gene encoding 1-deoxy-D-xylulose-5-phosphate reductoisomerase — MQPRKIVILGSTGSIGTQAIDVVDAAPHRFEVVALSAGGGNLELIARQAVHTQAQAVGIAQGDPAVLRQLIDAAASAAGVPHCAPEIFVGPDASTRIAAIECDVVLNGITGSIGLAPTLAALSTGATLALANKESLIVGGALVKAAARPGQIVPVDSEHSAIAQCLRSGTEQEVEKLILTASGGPFRGRTRDQLHGVTPQEALAHPTWDMGLMVTTNSASLVNKGLEVIEAHLLFDVPLDRIEVVVHPQSVVHSMVQFVDGSIIAQASPPDMRLPIALGLGWPDRVPRAAKPCDWTKATSWTFEPLDTVAFPAVDLAKDAAKQGSTFPAVFNAANEEAVQAFHAGRIRFTDIVDTVESVLSEHSGSSELTVESVLDAEKWARARTLDRLASSAL; from the coding sequence ATGCAGCCGCGCAAGATCGTCATCCTCGGGTCCACCGGTTCCATCGGCACACAAGCGATTGACGTCGTCGATGCTGCCCCGCACCGTTTTGAGGTGGTGGCGCTCAGCGCAGGTGGAGGGAACCTGGAACTCATCGCCCGGCAGGCGGTCCACACCCAAGCGCAGGCTGTGGGCATAGCCCAGGGAGATCCCGCGGTTTTGCGGCAACTGATTGACGCGGCGGCCTCGGCTGCGGGGGTGCCCCATTGTGCGCCGGAGATCTTCGTCGGCCCGGATGCCTCCACCCGGATCGCAGCCATCGAGTGTGACGTCGTCCTCAATGGCATCACCGGTTCCATTGGCTTGGCACCTACCTTGGCCGCGCTCAGCACCGGCGCAACGCTGGCACTGGCCAATAAGGAATCACTGATCGTGGGTGGTGCCCTGGTCAAGGCCGCGGCCCGGCCGGGGCAGATAGTGCCCGTTGACTCTGAGCACTCCGCCATTGCCCAGTGTTTGCGGTCCGGGACCGAGCAGGAAGTGGAGAAGTTGATCCTGACCGCATCCGGCGGTCCCTTCCGCGGGCGCACACGCGATCAGCTTCACGGGGTTACGCCGCAGGAAGCGCTGGCCCACCCCACCTGGGACATGGGCCTGATGGTCACCACCAACTCCGCCAGCCTGGTCAACAAGGGCCTGGAAGTCATTGAGGCACACTTGTTGTTCGATGTTCCCCTGGACAGGATCGAGGTGGTGGTCCACCCTCAGTCGGTGGTTCACTCCATGGTCCAGTTTGTGGACGGGTCCATCATTGCCCAGGCGTCACCCCCGGACATGCGCCTGCCTATCGCGCTGGGGCTGGGATGGCCGGACCGCGTCCCGCGTGCTGCCAAGCCCTGCGACTGGACCAAGGCCACCAGTTGGACGTTCGAGCCCTTGGACACCGTGGCATTCCCCGCCGTGGACCTGGCCAAAGACGCCGCCAAACAAGGCAGCACCTTCCCGGCGGTGTTCAACGCCGCCAATGAGGAAGCCGTCCAGGCCTTCCACGCCGGGCGCATCCGCTTCACGGACATCGTGGATACCGTGGAGTCCGTCCTCAGTGAACATTCAGGCTCCTCCGAGCTAACGGTGGAGTCCGTGCTGGATGCTGAGAAGTGGGCACGCGCCCGCACCCTTGATCGTTTAGCCAGCAGCGCCCTGTAG
- a CDS encoding sugar ABC transporter permease: MLFAILPLLGVLFLSFTRWDGLGEIKLDGLSSWNTVLADPVTGNALLVTAKIMFFSFIVQAPISLLLGVFTAANQKYRAALAVLYFVPLLLSSAAVAIAFKALLDPNFGLGPGLGLPFLAQDWLGNSDLVLFVVVFVIAWQFVPFHTLIYQGGVRQIPASLYEAAQIDGAGRVQQFLNITLPQLKYTIITSSTLMVVGSLAYFDLVFVLTAGGPGYSTRLLPLHMYLTGFKANDMGAASALGVILVVIGLALALFLQRLGGKNRNASQLEGA, translated from the coding sequence ATGCTGTTCGCCATCCTCCCGCTCCTGGGAGTCCTGTTCCTGAGCTTCACCCGCTGGGATGGCCTGGGCGAGATCAAGCTCGACGGCCTGTCCAGCTGGAACACCGTCCTGGCAGATCCCGTGACGGGCAACGCCTTGCTCGTCACCGCCAAGATCATGTTCTTCTCCTTCATTGTCCAGGCACCCATCAGTCTCTTGTTAGGCGTCTTCACCGCAGCAAACCAGAAGTACCGTGCCGCGTTGGCCGTCCTGTACTTCGTTCCGCTGTTGCTCTCCTCGGCCGCTGTGGCCATTGCCTTCAAGGCCCTGCTGGACCCGAACTTCGGCCTCGGCCCCGGCTTGGGTTTGCCGTTCCTGGCGCAGGACTGGCTGGGCAACTCGGATCTGGTCCTGTTCGTGGTGGTCTTCGTCATCGCGTGGCAGTTCGTTCCGTTCCACACCCTGATCTACCAAGGCGGCGTCCGACAGATCCCCGCCTCCCTCTATGAAGCCGCGCAGATCGACGGCGCCGGCCGCGTACAGCAGTTCCTCAACATCACGCTCCCCCAGCTGAAGTACACCATCATCACCTCCTCCACCCTCATGGTGGTGGGATCCCTGGCGTACTTCGACCTGGTGTTCGTGCTGACCGCGGGCGGCCCCGGCTATTCAACCAGGCTGTTGCCGCTGCACATGTACCTCACTGGCTTCAAAGCGAACGACATGGGCGCAGCGAGCGCGCTGGGAGTGATCCTGGTGGTCATCGGACTGGCCCTGGCACTGTTCCTTCAACGACTCGGCGGCAAGAACCGCAACGCCAGCCAATTGGAAGGTGCGTAA
- a CDS encoding site-2 protease family protein, protein MSPVLLFILGVVFVAIGVAVSIALHEVGHLVPAKLFKVRVTKYMIGFGPTLWSRKKGETEYGFKALPLGGYVSMIGMYPPNKVDGAVRPSSTGMFQTLATEARSMAHEEVGPGDENRVFYKLPVWKKIIVMLGGPAMNMIIGLILLAVLVMGFGTAQATTTIADVSKCQVAAGETVDPDSADCKPTPAAAAGLQPNDTITSFDGKTVTSWDELTGWIRASAGKDVAITVQRNGSPVETTVTPVLSSRPVVGSDGRQAQDANGVLQYQEVGFLGIGAQSALVPQPASAVLPMAGENIKQISGVIFNLPARVAGVAKAAFSEEPRDPNGPISVVGVGRVAGEVAAMEQVPMQARIGTLVGLLAGLNFALAIFNLIPLLPLDGGHVAGALYEGARRQVARLRGKPDPGSFDIAKLLPLTYVVAALLMAMGALLIYADIVKPVNIFG, encoded by the coding sequence ATGAGTCCCGTCCTTCTCTTCATTCTCGGAGTCGTCTTCGTCGCCATCGGCGTCGCCGTTTCCATCGCGCTTCACGAGGTAGGCCACCTGGTGCCGGCGAAGCTCTTCAAAGTCCGCGTCACCAAGTACATGATCGGCTTTGGCCCCACCCTCTGGTCCAGGAAGAAGGGCGAGACGGAGTACGGATTCAAAGCCCTTCCACTGGGCGGATACGTCTCCATGATCGGCATGTACCCACCCAATAAGGTGGACGGCGCTGTCCGCCCTTCCAGCACCGGGATGTTTCAAACGCTGGCCACAGAAGCGCGCTCCATGGCGCACGAAGAAGTAGGGCCGGGGGACGAAAACCGCGTCTTCTACAAATTGCCCGTGTGGAAAAAGATCATTGTCATGCTCGGTGGCCCTGCCATGAACATGATCATCGGGTTGATCCTGTTGGCCGTCCTGGTCATGGGCTTCGGCACGGCGCAGGCGACCACCACCATCGCAGACGTTTCCAAATGCCAGGTCGCCGCGGGCGAAACCGTGGATCCGGATTCAGCGGACTGCAAGCCCACACCGGCAGCAGCTGCGGGGCTCCAGCCGAACGACACCATCACGTCCTTTGACGGAAAGACCGTCACGAGTTGGGACGAACTGACCGGCTGGATCCGTGCCTCGGCAGGCAAGGATGTGGCCATCACCGTGCAGCGCAACGGTTCTCCTGTGGAGACCACCGTGACCCCTGTGCTCTCGTCCCGTCCCGTGGTGGGCTCCGATGGGCGCCAGGCGCAGGACGCCAACGGTGTTCTGCAGTACCAGGAGGTCGGCTTCCTCGGGATCGGCGCCCAAAGCGCCTTGGTTCCCCAACCGGCGTCGGCCGTTCTCCCCATGGCGGGGGAGAACATCAAACAAATTTCCGGTGTGATCTTCAACCTGCCGGCCAGGGTAGCCGGGGTGGCGAAAGCAGCCTTCAGCGAGGAACCCCGGGATCCGAACGGTCCCATCAGCGTAGTGGGCGTTGGCCGCGTGGCCGGCGAAGTCGCGGCCATGGAACAGGTTCCCATGCAGGCCCGCATCGGAACCCTGGTGGGGCTGCTTGCAGGGCTGAACTTCGCGTTGGCCATCTTCAACCTCATCCCCTTGCTTCCCCTCGATGGCGGCCATGTGGCAGGGGCTTTGTACGAGGGCGCACGGCGTCAAGTGGCCAGGTTGAGGGGCAAACCGGATCCGGGTTCGTTCGACATTGCGAAACTGTTGCCGCTGACCTATGTGGTGGCTGCGCTGCTGATGGCCATGGGCGCCCTGCTGATCTATGCGGACATCGTGAAGCCCGTCAACATCTTCGGCTGA
- a CDS encoding DUF4081 domain-containing GNAT family N-acetyltransferase gives MLSRVAPWLASRNENGLGVRVLGKADTLALRALASEDVVANVFILSHLDSTGTAAPTSGGASIFGVFHDQTLLGACWAGANLVPVQLDPALAGYAATAAHQTGRRYASIFGPADTVLALYSRFEQLGHAAHEIRSRQPLLTISGGPAIGANPALTFGAMEDFDRILPACAAMFEEEVGYSPFLGGQEFYSRRVAGLIRQGHSLVHIDAGGTVVFKAELGAVTADVTQVQGVWMNPELRGRGQSAGYMAAVVNLSKTFAPVTSLYVNDYNAKARATYERVGFEQVGTFATVLF, from the coding sequence ATGCTGTCAAGGGTAGCCCCGTGGTTAGCGTCTCGTAACGAGAACGGCTTGGGAGTCAGGGTGCTCGGCAAAGCCGACACCCTGGCTCTGCGCGCGCTGGCCAGCGAAGACGTGGTGGCCAATGTCTTCATCCTGTCCCACTTGGACAGCACGGGGACGGCTGCGCCCACCAGCGGTGGTGCCAGTATTTTTGGAGTGTTCCACGATCAAACGCTCCTGGGTGCCTGCTGGGCCGGGGCCAACCTCGTTCCTGTGCAACTTGATCCTGCATTGGCAGGCTATGCAGCAACGGCGGCACACCAAACCGGACGCCGTTACGCTTCAATTTTTGGCCCCGCCGACACCGTGCTGGCCCTCTACTCGCGTTTTGAACAACTGGGCCACGCCGCCCACGAGATCCGGTCCCGCCAGCCCCTCCTGACCATCTCCGGTGGACCTGCCATCGGTGCCAATCCTGCCCTGACCTTTGGCGCCATGGAGGATTTTGACCGCATCCTTCCGGCCTGCGCGGCCATGTTCGAGGAAGAAGTTGGCTATTCTCCCTTCCTCGGAGGCCAGGAGTTCTACAGCAGGCGGGTAGCCGGCCTGATCCGGCAGGGACATTCCCTGGTCCACATTGACGCCGGAGGCACGGTGGTCTTCAAAGCTGAACTCGGTGCCGTCACGGCGGATGTGACCCAGGTCCAGGGTGTATGGATGAATCCGGAACTCCGGGGACGCGGCCAGAGCGCCGGCTACATGGCCGCCGTCGTGAATCTCTCAAAGACCTTTGCCCCGGTGACCAGCCTGTACGTCAACGACTACAACGCCAAGGCCCGCGCCACCTACGAACGGGTAGGCTTCGAGCAAGTGGGCACGTTCGCCACGGTGCTTTTTTAG
- a CDS encoding YciI family protein, which translates to MTVFAVEYVYVADSGALRDEARPAHRAWLGELAEEGKLLASGPYGDGAGALLIFKSADETGLNDLLKQDPFAEAGVIAGIRTTEWAPIIGVLAAHAS; encoded by the coding sequence ATGACTGTTTTCGCTGTTGAGTACGTATACGTCGCCGACTCCGGTGCCCTCCGCGACGAAGCCCGCCCCGCACACCGTGCCTGGCTGGGCGAACTGGCCGAGGAAGGCAAGCTCCTTGCCAGCGGCCCGTACGGTGACGGCGCCGGTGCCCTCCTGATCTTCAAGTCCGCAGATGAAACCGGGCTCAACGACCTCCTCAAGCAGGATCCCTTTGCCGAAGCAGGCGTGATTGCCGGCATCCGCACCACCGAATGGGCCCCCATCATCGGGGTCCTGGCGGCCCACGCGTCCTAG
- a CDS encoding LacI family DNA-binding transcriptional regulator, producing MSPDDRPSKLTLSAVAQEVGVSVPTVSKVVNGRGDVAQATRARVLAALQRTGYKSPLQRKSNPVQRTVEAVFDSLNSAYNMEVLKGIMEQANVSDMEVILSVTGLQAAPPLGPEERAQRMVDEGRSGMIVVTSAFGAAHLEAFQRRQIPIVVIDPLNPPPADLFSVGASNWAGGKAAATHLLELGHRRIAYIGGPATAECSQARLHGYMAALMAAGITVEHEYVSAGPFRPETGAAAFKSLLALEDPPTAVFAGSDSIAMGVLAEARRQDVRIPEEISLVGFDGTYQAEESTPPLTSVSQPLQEIGRSALNFILRQMQGEDIDSRRVELATHLVVRESTAPPVDLASRKKAASRV from the coding sequence GTGAGCCCCGACGATCGACCCTCCAAGCTGACCCTCTCTGCCGTCGCGCAGGAGGTGGGAGTCTCTGTGCCTACTGTCTCCAAGGTGGTCAACGGTCGCGGGGATGTGGCCCAGGCAACCCGGGCCCGCGTGCTGGCGGCACTGCAGCGCACAGGCTATAAATCTCCCCTCCAGCGCAAAAGCAATCCGGTGCAGCGGACTGTCGAAGCGGTTTTTGATTCCCTCAATTCGGCCTACAACATGGAAGTCCTCAAGGGGATCATGGAGCAGGCAAACGTCTCCGACATGGAAGTGATCCTGTCCGTGACCGGTCTCCAGGCGGCGCCTCCGCTGGGGCCGGAAGAACGGGCCCAACGCATGGTCGATGAAGGCCGCAGCGGGATGATCGTGGTGACCTCAGCCTTTGGCGCAGCCCACTTGGAGGCCTTCCAAAGGCGTCAAATTCCCATTGTGGTGATCGACCCCCTCAACCCGCCGCCGGCCGACCTGTTCAGTGTGGGCGCCAGCAACTGGGCCGGTGGCAAAGCCGCCGCGACACACCTCCTGGAGCTGGGGCACCGGCGGATCGCGTACATCGGCGGCCCAGCCACCGCCGAATGCAGCCAGGCCAGGCTGCACGGTTACATGGCCGCGCTCATGGCCGCAGGCATAACGGTGGAACACGAATACGTATCGGCAGGCCCGTTCCGCCCCGAGACCGGGGCCGCAGCCTTCAAGTCCCTGTTGGCGCTGGAGGATCCGCCCACGGCAGTCTTCGCCGGCAGCGACAGCATCGCCATGGGGGTGCTGGCCGAGGCACGTAGGCAGGACGTGCGGATTCCCGAGGAAATCAGCCTGGTGGGGTTCGACGGTACCTACCAAGCTGAAGAATCCACGCCGCCCCTCACTTCCGTGAGCCAGCCGCTTCAGGAGATCGGGCGATCGGCGTTGAACTTCATCCTGCGCCAGATGCAGGGCGAAGACATCGACTCCCGGCGCGTGGAACTCGCAACCCACCTGGTGGTCCGGGAATCAACGGCACCCCCCGTGGACCTGGCCTCACGAAAGAAAGCGGCGTCGCGGGTTTAG